Proteins encoded together in one Onychomys torridus chromosome 1, mOncTor1.1, whole genome shotgun sequence window:
- the Il27 gene encoding interleukin-27 subunit alpha, whose protein sequence is MGQVTGGLGWRLSLLLLPLLLVQAGAWGFPTGPLSLQELRREFTVSLYLARKLLSEAQGYVHSFAESRLPGVSLDLLPLGQHLPNVSLIFQAWRHLSDPERLCFLSTTLQPFPALLGGLESQGTWTSSERVQLWAMRLNLRDLHRHLRFQVLAAGFNCSEEEEEEEEERKGLLLGALDGPNQVSSQVSWPQLLYTYQLLHSLELVLSRAVRDLMLLTLPQHPGPAWGS, encoded by the exons ATGGGCCAGGTGACAGGAGGCCTTGGCTGGC GGCTCAGCCTGCTGCTGCTACCCTTGCTTCTGGTACAAGCTGGTGCCTGGGGGTTCCCAACAGGCCCCCTGAGCCTGCAGGAGCTGCGCAGGGAATTCACAGTCAGCCTGTACCTTGCCAGGAAGCTGCTCTCTGAGGCTCAGGGCTATGTCCACAGCTTT GCTGAATCTCGATTGCCAGGAGTGAGCTTGGACCTTCTGCCTCTGGGACAACATCTCCCCAATGTTTCCCTGATCTTCCAGGCATGGCGTCATCTCTCT GACCCAGAGAGGCTCTGTTTCCTTTCCAccactctccagcccttccctgccCTGCTGGGAGGGCTGGAGAGCCAAGGGACCTGGACCAGCTCAGAGAGGGTGCAGCTGTGGGCCATGAGGCTGAATCTCCGggacctccacaggcacttacGGTTCCAG GTGCTGGCTGCAGGGTTCAACTgctctgaggaggaagaggaggaagaagaagaaaggaaggggctgCTCCTAGGGGCTCTGGATGGCCCCAATCAGGTGTCATCCCAAGTGTCCTGGCCCCAGCTGCTCTATACCTACCAGCTCCTACACTCCTTGGAGCTTGTCCTGTCTCGGGCTGTTCGGGACTTGATGTTGTTGACCTTGCCCCAGCACCCAGGCCCAGCTTGGGGTTCCTAA